The following are encoded together in the Musa acuminata AAA Group cultivar baxijiao unplaced genomic scaffold, Cavendish_Baxijiao_AAA HiC_scaffold_1109, whole genome shotgun sequence genome:
- the LOC103993129 gene encoding thaumatin-like protein 1b, translating to MAQPRLVSLAFFVAILISGAHSATFSFKNNCPFTVWPASLANSDKGALSQTGFQLDNGASFSLDAPPAWGGRLWARQTCSTDSAGKFSCITGDCGTGQVACNGAGGAPPTTLIEFTLQGDGGKDFYDVSCVDGFSLPVLVVPSGGSNCNSTSCPVNVNALCPQELRITAPDGGVVGCKSACLAFNTDEYCCRGQYGSPDTCKPSYYSQIVKNACPQAYSYAYDDRTSTFTCVGANYDITFCP from the exons ATGGCGCAACCACGACTCGTCTCTCTCGCCTTCTTCGTCGCCATCCTGATCTCAG GCGCACACTCCGCCACCTTTAGCTTCAAGAACAACTGCCCCTTCACTGTTTGGCCTGCCTCGTTGGCCAATTCCGACAAAGGTGCTCTTTCCCAGACCGGATTCCAGCTGGACAATGGCGCCTCCTTTTCACTGGATGCGCCACCCGCCTGGGGAGGCCGGCTGTGGGCTCGGCAAACGTGTTCCACTGACTCGGCGGGCAAATTCTCGTGCATCACCGGGGACTGCGGCACTGGGCAGGTGGCGTGCAATGGGGCGGGAGGAGCGCCGCCGACCACGCTCATCGAGTTCACCCTGCAGGGCGACGGAGGCAAGGATTTCTACGACGTGAGCTGCGTCGACGGCTTCAGCTTGCCGGTGTTGGTCGTTCCCAGCGGGGGGTCGAATTGCAACAGCACGTCGTGCCCGGTGAACGTCAACGCGCTGTGCCCCCAGGAGTTGCGGATAACAGCGCCGGACGGGGGCGTGGTGGGGTGCAAGAGCGCATGCTTAGCCTTCAACACGGACGAGTACTGCTGCAGGGGCCAGTACGGTAGCCCGGACACTTGCAAGCCCTCCTACTACTCCCAGATCGTCAAGAATGCATGTCCTCAAGCATATAGTTATGCTTATGATGATAGGACCAGCACCTTCACCTGTGTGGGGGCTAACTACGATATCACCTTCTGCCCTTGA